In Hyphomicrobiales bacterium, a single genomic region encodes these proteins:
- the mmsA gene encoding methylmalonate-semialdehyde dehydrogenase (CoA acylating), whose protein sequence is MYEIGHFIGSERVAGTSGRTAPIFNPATGEVQGNVALASAGELAAAIANAKAAQPAWAATNPQKRARVMMKFVDLLHRDMDKLAEALSREHGKTLPDAKGDVIRGLEVAEFCIGAPHLLKGEFTEGAGPGIDLHSVRQPLGIAAGITPFNFPAMIPMWKFCPAIAAGNAFILKPSERDPSVPIMLAELMIEAGLPAGILNVVNGDKEAVDGILEHPDIAAIGFVGSTAIAEYVYTRGCAHGKRVQAFGGAKNHMLIMPDADIDQAVNALIGAGYGAAGERCMAISVAVPVGEGTAERLMEKLIPRVESLKIAPYTAGDDADFGPLVTAEARNRVLGYVDKGVEEGADLVVDGRDFKMQGYENGNFVGGCLFDNVTKDMTIYKEEIFGPVLSVVRAKTYDEALDLAMTHEYGNGVAIFTRDGDTARDFASRINIGMVGINVPIPVPLAYYTFGGWKRSGFGDINQHGPDAFRFYTRTKTITARWPSGIKEGAEFVIPTMS, encoded by the coding sequence ATGTACGAGATCGGCCATTTCATCGGCAGCGAGCGCGTTGCGGGAACGAGCGGACGCACGGCGCCTATCTTCAACCCGGCAACCGGCGAAGTGCAGGGTAACGTCGCACTGGCGAGTGCCGGCGAACTGGCTGCGGCGATCGCCAATGCCAAGGCGGCGCAGCCCGCCTGGGCAGCGACCAACCCGCAGAAGCGCGCGCGCGTGATGATGAAGTTCGTCGACCTCCTGCATCGCGACATGGACAAGCTCGCCGAGGCGCTGTCGCGCGAGCACGGCAAGACGCTGCCGGACGCCAAGGGCGACGTCATCCGCGGTCTCGAGGTCGCCGAATTCTGCATCGGTGCGCCGCACCTCTTGAAGGGCGAATTCACCGAAGGCGCGGGCCCGGGCATTGACCTGCATTCGGTGCGCCAGCCGCTTGGCATCGCCGCCGGCATCACGCCGTTCAACTTCCCCGCCATGATCCCGATGTGGAAGTTCTGCCCGGCGATCGCGGCCGGCAACGCCTTCATCCTGAAGCCGTCCGAGCGCGACCCGTCGGTGCCGATCATGCTCGCCGAGCTGATGATCGAAGCCGGCCTGCCGGCCGGCATCCTCAATGTCGTCAACGGTGACAAGGAAGCCGTCGACGGCATTCTCGAGCATCCCGACATCGCCGCCATTGGCTTCGTCGGCTCCACCGCGATCGCCGAATACGTCTACACGCGCGGCTGCGCGCACGGCAAACGGGTGCAGGCCTTCGGTGGCGCCAAGAACCACATGCTGATCATGCCGGACGCGGACATCGACCAGGCGGTGAACGCCCTGATCGGTGCCGGCTACGGCGCGGCCGGCGAGCGCTGCATGGCGATCTCGGTCGCCGTTCCGGTTGGCGAAGGCACGGCGGAACGGCTGATGGAGAAGCTGATCCCGCGCGTCGAAAGCCTGAAGATCGCCCCCTATACCGCCGGCGACGATGCCGATTTCGGTCCGTTGGTGACGGCGGAGGCACGAAACCGCGTGCTTGGCTATGTCGATAAGGGTGTCGAGGAAGGCGCCGATCTGGTCGTCGACGGCCGCGACTTCAAGATGCAGGGCTACGAGAACGGCAATTTCGTCGGTGGCTGCCTGTTCGACAACGTCACCAAGGACATGACGATCTACAAGGAAGAGATCTTCGGTCCCGTGCTGTCGGTGGTGCGCGCCAAGACCTATGACGAAGCGCTCGACCTCGCCATGACCCACGAATACGGCAACGGCGTCGCCATCTTCACCCGCGACGGCGACACGGCGCGCGATTTCGCCTCGCGCATCAACATCGGCATGGTCGGCATCAACGTGCCGATCCCGGTGCCGCTTGCCTACTACACCTTCGGCGGCTGGAAGCGCTCCGGCTTCGGCGACATCAACCAGCACGGCCCCGACGCCTTCCGCTTCTACACCCGCACCAAGACGATCACCGCGCGCTGGCCGTCCGGCATCAAGGAAGGCGCTGAGTTCGTCATCCCAACCATGAGCTAA
- the mmsB gene encoding 3-hydroxyisobutyrate dehydrogenase: protein MSRIAFIGLGNMGLPMAINLTKAGHAVTAFDTVPEAMEKAQAEGMTVAPSAAEAVADAETIITMLPNGSIVLKVYETIVPAAKPGAVIIDCSTIDVASARQAHEIAEAAGLLPLDAPVSGGTGGATAGTLTFMTGGSREAFDKASPVLDVMGGKLVHCGTGGAGQAAKICNNMLLGISMIGACEAFALAEKLGLSQQAAFDVISTSSGFCWSVNTYCPVPGVGPTSPADNDYKPGFAAELMLKDLCLSQQAAANATQATPMGEHAMQLFRQFIDNGGAGKDFSGIIEYLKTAKRAGE from the coding sequence ATGAGCCGGATCGCATTCATCGGCCTTGGCAATATGGGTCTGCCGATGGCCATCAATCTGACCAAAGCCGGCCATGCGGTCACCGCCTTCGACACGGTGCCCGAGGCAATGGAAAAGGCGCAGGCGGAAGGCATGACGGTCGCGCCGAGTGCGGCCGAGGCGGTTGCCGATGCCGAAACCATCATCACCATGTTGCCGAATGGCAGCATCGTTCTGAAGGTCTACGAGACGATCGTGCCGGCCGCGAAGCCCGGCGCGGTGATCATCGACTGCTCGACGATCGATGTTGCGAGCGCCCGTCAGGCGCACGAGATCGCTGAAGCGGCCGGACTGCTGCCGCTCGACGCACCGGTTTCCGGCGGCACCGGCGGCGCGACGGCCGGCACGCTCACCTTCATGACCGGCGGGTCGCGCGAGGCGTTCGACAAGGCATCGCCGGTTCTCGATGTGATGGGCGGCAAGCTGGTCCATTGCGGCACCGGCGGCGCCGGCCAGGCGGCAAAGATCTGCAACAACATGCTGCTCGGCATTTCGATGATCGGCGCCTGCGAAGCCTTCGCGCTCGCCGAAAAGCTCGGCCTGTCACAACAGGCCGCCTTCGACGTGATCTCGACCTCGTCGGGCTTCTGCTGGTCGGTCAACACCTATTGCCCGGTGCCGGGCGTCGGGCCGACGAGCCCCGCCGACAACGACTACAAGCCGGGTTTTGCAGCAGAGCTGATGTTGAAGGACCTCTGCCTTTCGCAGCAGGCAGCCGCCAATGCCACGCAGGCAACGCCGATGGGCGAGCATGCCATGCAGCTCTTCCGCCAGTTCATCGACAATGGCGGGGCCGGCAAGGATTTCTCGGGCATCATCGAATATCTGAAGACCGCGAAGCGGGCCGGCGAGTAA
- a CDS encoding enoyl-CoA hydratase (Catalyzes the reversible hydration of unsaturated fatty acyl-CoA to beta-hydroxyacyl-CoA) — translation MSYETIRVERDARGIASVVLCRAEKHNAMNAQMIAELSDAASALAADDSVRAVVLSGEGRIFCAGGDLGWMRAQADKDRAGKIGEARALADMLGLWDALPKPLIGCVHGAAYGGGLGLIAVCDVVVAEENTRFALTETRLGLIPATIGPFVVRRMGEAFARQVFFTASAFDAAFLMRVGLVARSCPADELDAAVEEQVAAILQCAPGAVAAAKALCRKLAGNDPASFADLTANALADRWETAETQEGIAAFFNKETPSWRNA, via the coding sequence ATGAGCTACGAGACCATCCGCGTCGAGCGCGATGCGCGCGGCATTGCCAGCGTCGTGTTGTGCCGGGCCGAAAAGCACAACGCCATGAATGCCCAGATGATCGCCGAACTGTCGGATGCGGCCTCGGCGCTGGCTGCGGACGATAGCGTCCGCGCGGTCGTGCTGTCGGGCGAGGGGCGTATCTTCTGCGCCGGTGGCGATCTCGGCTGGATGCGGGCGCAGGCCGACAAGGACCGCGCCGGCAAGATCGGCGAAGCGCGCGCGCTGGCCGATATGCTCGGGCTCTGGGACGCGTTGCCGAAACCGCTTATCGGGTGCGTGCACGGCGCGGCCTATGGCGGCGGGCTCGGTCTGATCGCCGTCTGCGACGTGGTCGTCGCGGAAGAAAACACCCGCTTTGCGCTCACCGAAACGCGGCTTGGGCTGATCCCGGCGACCATCGGCCCCTTCGTGGTGCGCCGCATGGGCGAGGCCTTTGCGCGCCAGGTGTTCTTCACCGCAAGCGCGTTCGATGCCGCCTTCCTGATGCGGGTTGGTCTCGTCGCGCGGTCCTGTCCGGCAGACGAGCTGGACGCGGCGGTCGAGGAGCAGGTCGCTGCCATCCTGCAATGCGCGCCCGGCGCGGTGGCTGCTGCCAAGGCGCTGTGCCGCAAGCTTGCCGGCAACGATCCGGCGAGCTTCGCCGATCTGACGGCCAATGCGCTCGCCGACCGCTGGGAAACGGCGGAGACGCAAGAGGGCATCGCCGCCTTCTTCAACAAGGAGACGCCGTCCTGGCGGAATGCCTGA
- a CDS encoding hydroxymethylglutaryl-CoA lyase, translating to MSEHVRIYEVGPRDGLQNEKALIPTAKKIALIDLLSRAGFEKIEATSFVSPKWVPQLADAAEVMAGIKRRDAVDYAVLTPNMKGFERALAAGADEIAVFAAASEEFSQKNINCSIAESLVRFRPVIEAARDAGVAVRGYVSCVVECPYSGLISPSAVADVAEALATMGCYEISLGDTIGRATPDGTERMIEAVAERLPVDSLAGHFHDTGGNALANVAVALEMGLRVFDSAVGGLGGCPYAPGAKGNLATSTLVTMLEGRGFHTGIDRDLLAEAGRLVAGFAAAAGNGENGQ from the coding sequence ATGAGCGAGCATGTCCGCATCTACGAGGTCGGGCCGCGCGACGGTCTGCAGAACGAGAAGGCGCTGATTCCGACGGCAAAAAAGATCGCGCTGATCGATCTGCTGTCGCGCGCCGGCTTTGAAAAGATAGAGGCAACGAGCTTCGTGTCGCCCAAATGGGTGCCGCAACTGGCCGACGCCGCCGAGGTCATGGCCGGCATCAAGCGCCGCGACGCCGTCGACTACGCGGTGCTGACGCCGAACATGAAGGGCTTCGAGCGGGCGCTTGCAGCCGGGGCCGATGAAATCGCAGTCTTCGCCGCCGCGTCCGAAGAGTTCAGCCAGAAAAACATCAACTGCTCGATTGCCGAGAGCCTGGTGCGTTTCCGCCCGGTCATCGAGGCCGCCCGCGACGCCGGCGTCGCCGTGCGCGGCTACGTCTCCTGCGTCGTCGAGTGCCCCTATTCCGGGCTGATCAGTCCCTCAGCGGTCGCCGATGTCGCCGAGGCGCTGGCCACGATGGGCTGCTACGAGATCTCGCTCGGCGACACGATCGGCCGGGCAACGCCGGATGGCACCGAGCGCATGATCGAAGCCGTCGCCGAACGGCTGCCGGTCGACAGTCTCGCCGGACACTTCCACGACACCGGCGGCAACGCGCTCGCCAATGTTGCCGTCGCACTGGAAATGGGATTGCGGGTCTTCGACAGCGCCGTCGGCGGGCTCGGCGGCTGTCCCTACGCGCCCGGCGCCAAGGGCAACCTTGCCACGTCCACACTGGTCACGATGCTTGAAGGGCGCGGGTTTCACACCGGCATCGACCGTGACCTTCTGGCCGAAGCAGGACGGCTCGTCGCCGGCTTCGCCGCCGCTGCAGGCAACGGGGAGAACGGCCAATGA
- a CDS encoding UDP-glucose 6-dehydrogenase — protein MKIAMIGSGYVGLVSGACFADFGHDVVCVDTADDKIEALKRGEIPIYEPGLEAIVSDNAEAGRLLFTTELASAVAEADAVFIAVGTPSRRGDGHADLSYVYAAAREIAHAVKGFTVVATKSTVPVGTGDEVERIIAEENPDADVAVVSNPEFLREGAAIDDFKRPDRIVIGLNDERARSVMTEVYRPLYLNQAPLLFTSRRTSELTKYAANAFLAMKITFINEMADLCEHVGGDVQDVARGIGLDGRIGSKFLHAGPGYGGSCFPKDTLALVKTAQDHESPVRLIETTVAVNDLRKRAMGRKVIAAAGGNVRGKKVAILGLTFKPQTDDMRDSPAIAIVRTLQDAGAAVTGYDPEGMKNAREVIDGMDYATGPYEAASGADALVIVTEWNQFRALDLPRLKSVMKAPVLVDLRNIYRRDEVEKHGFEYSCVGRS, from the coding sequence ATGAAAATTGCAATGATCGGTTCGGGCTATGTCGGCTTGGTGTCCGGCGCCTGCTTCGCGGATTTCGGCCACGACGTCGTCTGCGTCGATACCGCCGACGACAAGATCGAGGCGTTGAAGCGCGGCGAAATCCCGATCTACGAGCCTGGGCTCGAAGCCATCGTGAGCGACAACGCCGAAGCCGGACGGCTGTTATTCACCACCGAACTTGCCAGCGCGGTCGCCGAGGCCGATGCCGTCTTCATCGCCGTCGGCACCCCGTCGCGCCGCGGCGACGGACACGCCGACCTGTCCTATGTCTACGCTGCAGCCCGGGAAATCGCGCACGCGGTCAAGGGCTTCACCGTCGTCGCGACGAAATCGACCGTACCCGTCGGCACCGGTGACGAGGTCGAACGTATCATCGCCGAGGAAAACCCCGATGCCGACGTCGCCGTCGTTTCCAATCCGGAATTCTTGCGCGAAGGGGCTGCCATTGACGACTTCAAGCGGCCCGACCGCATCGTCATAGGCCTCAATGACGAACGCGCCCGCTCGGTCATGACCGAAGTCTACCGGCCGCTCTATCTGAACCAGGCGCCGCTGCTGTTCACCAGTCGCCGCACCTCGGAGCTGACCAAATACGCCGCCAACGCCTTTCTCGCCATGAAGATCACCTTCATCAACGAAATGGCCGATCTGTGCGAGCATGTCGGCGGCGACGTGCAGGACGTGGCGCGCGGCATCGGGCTTGATGGCCGCATCGGTTCAAAGTTCCTCCACGCCGGTCCCGGCTATGGCGGCTCGTGCTTTCCGAAAGACACGCTGGCTCTGGTCAAGACCGCACAGGACCACGAAAGCCCGGTGCGCCTCATCGAGACCACCGTCGCCGTCAACGATCTGAGAAAACGCGCCATGGGCCGCAAGGTCATCGCGGCGGCCGGCGGCAATGTGCGCGGTAAGAAGGTCGCCATTCTCGGCCTGACCTTCAAACCCCAGACCGACGACATGCGCGACAGCCCGGCGATCGCCATCGTGCGAACCCTGCAGGACGCTGGCGCGGCGGTCACGGGTTACGACCCTGAAGGCATGAAAAACGCCCGCGAGGTGATCGACGGCATGGACTATGCGACCGGCCCTTACGAAGCGGCTTCCGGCGCCGACGCGCTTGTCATCGTCACCGAATGGAACCAGTTCCGCGCCCTCGACCTGCCACGCCTGAAGTCGGTGATGAAGGCCCCGGTCCTCGTCGATCTGCGCAACATCTACCGCCGCGACGAGGTCGAAAAGCACGGCTTCGAATATTCCTGCGTCGGCCGGAGCTAG
- a CDS encoding LysR family transcriptional regulator: MSFDWNDLRYFLSVARTGRLTAAARRMGTDHATVSRRVTSLEQKLGATLFTRSPRGYSLTDTGERLLMHAEAMESSAAHAQNEIAGEKFSLSGSVRIGAPDAFGAFFLAPRLAELSARHPQLELQIVTMPRIFSLSKREADIAIGLARPDKGRLFSKKLIDYRLHLYAAPGYLADAGPIDSPEDFRKHHFIGYIPDLIAMPELDYLNKVAEISAPHLSSSNLFAQMYAAEAGGGLCILPDFLVDGRSGLVPVLPERVELTRSFWIMAHLDSRDSTRIQTVIAFISEQVKQSKHLFAS; this comes from the coding sequence ATGAGCTTTGACTGGAACGATCTGCGTTACTTCCTGTCGGTCGCGCGAACCGGCCGGTTGACGGCGGCCGCGCGGCGGATGGGCACCGACCACGCGACCGTCAGCCGTCGCGTCACCTCGCTTGAACAAAAACTCGGGGCGACGCTGTTCACACGCTCGCCGCGTGGCTATTCGCTGACCGATACCGGCGAGCGACTGTTGATGCATGCCGAGGCGATGGAGAGTTCCGCGGCGCACGCGCAAAACGAGATCGCGGGAGAGAAGTTTTCGCTGAGCGGGTCGGTGCGGATCGGCGCTCCGGACGCGTTCGGTGCGTTCTTCCTGGCGCCACGTCTAGCCGAGCTGAGCGCGCGGCACCCGCAGCTCGAGCTGCAGATCGTCACCATGCCGCGCATTTTCAGCCTGTCGAAGCGAGAGGCCGACATCGCGATTGGCCTCGCCCGGCCGGACAAGGGCCGGCTGTTCTCCAAGAAACTCATCGACTACCGGCTGCACCTCTACGCCGCGCCGGGGTATCTGGCAGACGCCGGGCCGATCGACAGTCCGGAGGATTTCCGCAAGCACCATTTCATCGGCTATATCCCGGACCTGATCGCGATGCCGGAACTCGACTATCTGAACAAGGTCGCCGAAATCTCGGCGCCGCATCTTTCGAGCTCCAATCTCTTTGCCCAGATGTATGCGGCCGAGGCGGGGGGCGGTCTGTGTATCCTTCCCGATTTCCTTGTCGATGGCCGCTCCGGCCTCGTGCCCGTGCTTCCCGAGCGGGTCGAGTTGACCCGTAGCTTCTGGATCATGGCCCACTTGGACTCGCGCGATTCAACGCGCATTCAGACCGTCATCGCCTTCATCAGCGAACAGGTGAAGCAGTCGAAACACCTGTTTGCTTCGTGA
- a CDS encoding methyl-accepting chemotaxis protein: protein MKNLRLSTKLPLLVLGGALVVGLGIGIASYFTASSQLKEAAGERLAAAARIGEENFKGYLQGIEKELKLVATSPLTIDALKEFAGTWKGWAMFGGDPQKELKAAYVEKNPNPVGSKHLLDRAETGSHYDTVHAKYHPWFRALQQDSGYYDVFLFDTEGNLVYSVFKEADYATNFAADKGGEWANTDLGNVFRAALKAGNENGKDPIAFEDFEAYGPSSGAAASFIAYPVQDADGKTLGVLAFQMPVDAINKVFAADMGIGETGEIVLIGDDMLMRTDSAHTPEVNDILTTRLDAEFLTDVFSNGKVGGIAPLYRGEPMDISAVGFNYRGAHYAVVAMESDHEALLPVAAIRDQMAIIGTVLLFIVGVVGFFASRGVTRPIGALVGEMSRLAKGDTDIGLDGARRGDEIGDMTKAVAVFRDNQIERQRLEAESADANEARREREKRIDDMITQFRADVQNGLHAVAENASKMTATAETLTHLAGGTSEQATSVAAASEEASVNVQTVAEAAQQLSASIGEISNQIDTTTSVVNTASENAVSTNEKVAALAEGANKIGAVIALIQAIAEQTNLLALNATIEAARAGDAGKGFAVVASEVKELATQTAKATEDISMQITAIQSSTGDVVSAIEEIASTMGEVNRNMSMISQVMDQQGAATADISHNVAQAAVGTQSVVENITGVTTATGETSQSANDVRVAAESVQAETGRLDATIASFLKNVTAA from the coding sequence ATGAAAAACCTGCGCCTGTCGACCAAGCTGCCCCTTCTGGTTCTGGGGGGCGCGCTGGTGGTTGGTCTCGGCATCGGCATTGCCAGCTATTTCACCGCGTCTTCGCAGCTGAAAGAGGCGGCGGGCGAGAGGCTCGCGGCGGCAGCCCGGATCGGCGAGGAAAACTTCAAAGGCTATCTGCAAGGGATCGAGAAAGAGCTGAAGCTCGTTGCCACCAGCCCGCTGACGATCGACGCGCTGAAGGAGTTCGCCGGGACCTGGAAGGGCTGGGCGATGTTCGGCGGCGATCCGCAGAAGGAGCTGAAGGCGGCCTATGTGGAGAAGAATCCGAACCCGGTCGGCTCGAAGCATCTGCTCGACCGGGCCGAGACCGGTAGCCACTACGACACGGTGCATGCGAAATATCATCCGTGGTTCCGCGCCCTGCAGCAGGACAGCGGCTACTACGATGTGTTCCTGTTCGATACCGAGGGCAATCTCGTCTATTCGGTGTTCAAGGAGGCCGACTACGCAACCAATTTTGCCGCCGACAAGGGCGGCGAGTGGGCGAACACCGATCTCGGCAATGTCTTTCGCGCCGCGCTGAAGGCCGGCAATGAGAATGGCAAGGACCCGATCGCGTTCGAGGATTTCGAGGCCTATGGCCCGAGCAGCGGCGCGGCGGCCAGCTTTATCGCCTATCCGGTTCAAGATGCGGACGGCAAGACGCTCGGCGTGCTCGCCTTCCAGATGCCGGTCGACGCCATTAACAAGGTATTTGCCGCCGACATGGGCATCGGCGAGACCGGCGAGATCGTGCTGATCGGCGACGACATGCTGATGCGGACCGACAGTGCGCATACGCCGGAGGTCAACGACATCCTCACCACCCGTCTTGACGCCGAGTTCCTGACGGATGTGTTCTCAAATGGAAAGGTGGGCGGGATCGCACCGCTCTATCGTGGCGAGCCGATGGACATCAGTGCCGTCGGTTTCAATTATCGTGGTGCGCACTACGCAGTGGTGGCGATGGAGTCGGACCATGAGGCTCTGCTTCCCGTCGCCGCGATCCGCGACCAGATGGCGATCATCGGGACGGTTCTTTTGTTCATCGTCGGTGTGGTCGGTTTCTTTGCCTCGCGCGGCGTGACGCGACCGATCGGTGCTCTCGTCGGGGAAATGTCGCGGCTCGCCAAAGGCGATACGGATATCGGCCTCGACGGCGCCAGGCGCGGTGACGAGATCGGCGACATGACCAAGGCGGTCGCCGTGTTCCGCGACAACCAGATCGAGCGCCAGCGCCTCGAGGCCGAAAGTGCCGATGCCAATGAAGCTCGGCGTGAGCGCGAGAAGCGGATCGACGATATGATCACCCAGTTCCGCGCAGATGTTCAGAACGGGCTTCATGCGGTTGCCGAAAACGCCTCGAAGATGACGGCGACAGCGGAAACCCTAACCCATCTCGCCGGGGGAACCAGCGAGCAGGCGACCTCGGTCGCAGCCGCGTCGGAAGAGGCGTCCGTTAATGTGCAGACGGTGGCGGAAGCCGCCCAGCAGCTCTCGGCATCGATCGGCGAGATCTCGAACCAGATCGACACGACAACGTCGGTGGTCAACACGGCGTCTGAAAACGCGGTTTCGACCAACGAAAAGGTTGCCGCACTGGCCGAAGGCGCCAACAAGATCGGCGCCGTCATCGCGCTCATCCAGGCGATTGCCGAGCAGACCAATCTTCTGGCGCTCAACGCGACCATCGAAGCGGCGCGCGCGGGCGACGCCGGCAAGGGGTTTGCCGTCGTGGCCTCGGAAGTGAAGGAACTCGCCACCCAGACGGCGAAGGCGACGGAAGACATCTCGATGCAGATCACCGCGATCCAGTCGTCGACAGGCGATGTGGTCAGCGCGATCGAGGAGATCGCCAGCACCATGGGCGAGGTCAATCGCAACATGTCGATGATTTCGCAGGTGATGGACCAGCAGGGGGCGGCCACCGCCGACATCAGCCACAATGTCGCGCAGGCGGCTGTCGGCACCCAATCGGTGGTGGAGAATATCACCGGCGTGACCACGGCGACGGGTGAAACCTCGCAGTCGGCCAACGACGTGCGGGTGGCGGCGGAGAGCGTTCAGGCCGAAACGGGCCGGCTCGACGCGACCATTGCCTCGTTCCTGAAGAACGTCACCGCGGCCTGA
- a CDS encoding 3-methylcrotonyl-CoA carboxylase — protein MTKPFSKILIANRGEIACRVIRTAARLGVKTVAVYSDADARALHVKMADEAVHIGASPAAESYLVAERIIGAALSTGAEAIHPGYGFLSENPGFVEAVEAAGLAFVGPSAKAIRAMGLKDAAKDLMAAAGVPVVPGYQGDSQDPDFLAGEAEQIGYPVLIKARAGGGGKGMRKVDVPEAFREALASAQREGQASFGDPHVLIEKFITSPRHIEVQVFGDSHGNVVHLFERDCSLQRRHQKVIEEAPAPGMTDAMRRAMTSAAVKAAEAISYCGAGTIEFIVDGSGPLREDGFWFMEMNTRLQVEHPVTEAITGVDLVEWQLRVAAGEPLPLIQDELAIDGHAFEARLYAEDPTKGFLPATGKLEHLEFSGRARNDTGVRGGDVISPFYDPMIAKVISHGSTRGRALETLLDALRHTHVAGTTTNAEFLTALVQHDGFVAGHFDTGVIDRSLDALTAVAPLSETHIAFAAVAAFDIDPATPHFGWRLWGAAEHDLMVVFDGTPLVRRLTLNDDGSVTLTGAESAPLTLRELTIDGMRLSARTGDADTLVEARVHFSERDGGRLVSVLSRGVVRDLFLPDPRTVGAATGHEGDAVVAPMTGTIVRLDVAVGDTVEAGTAIGIMEAMKMETALIAPCAGTIAELHCAVGDAVEGGSVLVSFEEDVSE, from the coding sequence ATGACGAAGCCCTTTTCCAAGATTCTGATCGCAAATCGCGGCGAGATCGCCTGCCGCGTCATCCGCACCGCCGCCCGCCTCGGCGTGAAAACGGTTGCCGTCTATTCCGACGCCGATGCCCGCGCCCTGCATGTGAAGATGGCCGATGAAGCCGTCCATATCGGCGCTTCGCCAGCGGCCGAGAGCTATCTCGTTGCCGAGCGCATCATCGGGGCGGCGCTTTCAACCGGTGCCGAAGCCATTCATCCGGGCTACGGCTTCCTGTCGGAGAACCCCGGCTTCGTCGAGGCCGTCGAGGCCGCCGGGCTCGCCTTCGTCGGGCCGTCTGCAAAGGCGATCCGCGCGATGGGCCTGAAGGACGCGGCAAAGGATCTGATGGCGGCAGCCGGCGTGCCGGTCGTGCCGGGTTACCAGGGCGACAGCCAGGATCCTGATTTCCTCGCCGGCGAGGCCGAGCAGATCGGATATCCGGTTCTCATCAAGGCCCGCGCCGGTGGTGGCGGCAAGGGCATGCGCAAGGTCGACGTGCCGGAGGCGTTCCGCGAGGCGCTCGCTTCGGCGCAACGTGAGGGGCAGGCGTCGTTCGGTGATCCGCATGTGCTGATCGAGAAATTCATCACCTCGCCGCGCCATATCGAGGTGCAGGTCTTCGGCGACAGCCACGGCAATGTGGTGCATCTGTTCGAGCGCGACTGCTCGCTGCAGCGGCGCCATCAGAAGGTCATCGAGGAAGCACCGGCACCGGGCATGACGGATGCGATGCGCCGCGCCATGACGAGCGCCGCGGTGAAGGCCGCCGAGGCGATCTCCTATTGCGGCGCCGGCACCATCGAATTCATCGTCGACGGCTCCGGTCCGCTGCGCGAGGACGGCTTCTGGTTCATGGAAATGAACACCCGCCTGCAGGTGGAACACCCGGTCACCGAGGCGATCACCGGCGTCGATCTGGTCGAGTGGCAGTTACGGGTTGCCGCCGGCGAACCGCTGCCGCTGATCCAGGACGAGCTGGCAATCGACGGCCACGCTTTCGAGGCGCGGCTCTACGCCGAGGATCCGACCAAGGGCTTCCTGCCGGCGACCGGCAAGCTAGAGCATCTGGAGTTCAGCGGGCGGGCCCGCAACGACACAGGCGTGCGCGGCGGCGATGTCATCAGCCCGTTCTACGACCCGATGATCGCCAAGGTGATCAGCCACGGGTCGACGCGGGGCAGGGCGCTCGAAACGCTGCTCGATGCACTTCGGCACACCCACGTCGCCGGCACCACCACCAACGCGGAATTCCTCACCGCGCTGGTCCAGCATGACGGCTTCGTCGCCGGACATTTCGACACCGGCGTCATCGACAGAAGTCTCGATGCGCTGACGGCCGTCGCGCCGCTGTCGGAAACCCATATCGCGTTCGCCGCCGTCGCCGCGTTCGATATCGATCCGGCAACGCCACATTTCGGCTGGCGCCTGTGGGGTGCGGCCGAACACGATCTGATGGTGGTGTTCGACGGCACACCGCTCGTTCGCCGCCTGACGCTGAACGACGACGGTTCGGTCACGCTGACCGGTGCCGAGAGCGCGCCGTTGACGCTGCGCGAGCTGACCATCGACGGGATGCGCCTTTCCGCGCGCACCGGCGATGCCGACACGCTGGTCGAAGCGCGCGTCCACTTCAGCGAGCGCGATGGCGGCCGGCTGGTTTCCGTTCTCTCCCGGGGGGTGGTTCGCGACCTCTTTCTCCCTGACCCCCGGACGGTCGGCGCTGCCACGGGTCACGAAGGCGATGCCGTGGTGGCGCCGATGACCGGAACCATCGTCCGCCTCGATGTGGCGGTTGGCGACACGGTCGAGGCCGGTACCGCCATCGGCATCATGGAAGCGATGAAGATGGAGACCGCGCTCATCGCGCCCTGCGCGGGAACGATTGCCGAGCTGCATTGCGCGGTCGGCGACGCGGTCGAGGGCGGCAGCGTCCTCGTCAGCTTCGAGGAGGATGTTTCTGAATGA